Proteins encoded by one window of Paroedura picta isolate Pp20150507F chromosome 9, Ppicta_v3.0, whole genome shotgun sequence:
- the LOC143844255 gene encoding uncharacterized protein LOC143844255 has translation MEELTKAQLFHLLCKGNSEILKAVNKLEKEIRGTKGELLDGAQGPERPADDAAQLTVNQVKLQCLEVNQLEGESARDVKTQSIFKEPGKTDSQKESTKNLEVYSEQEMTWISKIKRVYSKATATRKLSGDISVQPEEEIQIDKGFRVPSKAITSKNQVRDFSGPDRRTIRNTLLWKKTQFHFLRPPER, from the coding sequence atggaagaattaactaaggcacagcttttccatttgttatgcaaaggaaactcagagatactgaaagcagtcaataagctggaaaaggaaattcgtgggactaagggggagcttttggatggagcccaaggtccggagagaccagctgatgacgcagctcagctaacagtaaatcaagtgaaacttcaatgtctggaagttaatcaactggagggagagagtgccagagatgtaaaaacccaaagtatctttaaagaacctgggaaaacagattcacagaaggaaagtaccaaaaacctggaagtctattcagagcaggaaatgacttggatcagcaaaataaaaagagtctattcaaaagcgacagcaactaggaagctatcaggagatatttctgtgcaaccagaggaagagatccagattgacaaaggattcagagtcccctcaaaggcgattacaagcaagaatcaagtaagagatttctctggccctgacagaaggacaatcagaaacactctactatggaaaaaaacacaatttcattttctgcgaccacctgaaagatga